In Nocardioides nitrophenolicus, the genomic window GCCCGACGGTCTGCAGGGTGACCGACGGGAGGTGCACATCGGCGTACTGCGCCTCGTTGGCGAAGATGGTCTGCTCGATCTCGCCGAGCCCGTGTCCGCCGTACTCCTTCGGCCAGCCGACTCCCATCCAACCGTCGTCGCCGAGGCGGCGGATCATCCGCTCGTAGGTCGGCCCGTGCCGGTTCCACGCGCCCTCGACCGGATCCGGGTCGTGGATGCCGTCGAACTCGGCCGCGACGCCGCCGAAGTAAGCGCGCAGCCGGGCCTTGAGGGCGCGCTGGTCGTCGGTGAGCTCGAGGTTCTTCGCCTCCGCGCTCTCGACCGGGACCTCGGCGGCGGTGGTGTCGAGGGCGTGGGCGAGGTCGGTGCCCCACGTGGTCAGCGCGACGAGCGGGTAGGTGATGTCGACGCCCATGCCGCCGTGGAGGTGGTGGCAGGCGCGGAGGGCATAGGGCGCCACCTGGCTCGCCCAGTAGCCGGCGACCGCCAGGTCGTCGTCGGACGGCAGGCCCTCGGCGACCCGCCACACGACGTTGTCGGCGGCCAGGTCGAGGGTGCGCGAGGTGACGTAGACGTCGGCCATCTGCAGCGAGACGGCCTGGAACTCGGCGAGCGCGCGGCCGAACTGGCGGCGGCCCTTGACGTAGTCGGCGGTCAGGTCGCGGGCACCGGCCAGCACGCCGGCCGCGGTGGCGGCGAGGCCGGCGCGGGCCAGGTCGCGCAGCCGCGTGGCGGCACCGTCGGCGAGCGGCTCGGCCGGGGCGCCGTCGAGGACGACGGTGTGCTGGGGCGCGGCACTCGACGCGCTGGCGGGCAGCAGGGTGACGCCGGGGCCGGCGGGGTCGACGAGCACGACCACGTCGCGCTCGCCCTCGGCTGCCGTGACGAGGAGCCGGCCGGCCCGCTCGGCGAGGGTGACCGCGAGCTTGCGGCCGGAGACCACGCCGTCGGCGTAGGTCGCCTCGCCGCGCAGCGCGGGGCTCACGACCAGCTCGCCGGCGGCGATCGCGGGCAGCAGCTCCTTGCGCTGGGCGTCGGTGCCGTGGTCGGCCAGCGTGAGCGCGCCGCAGCACAGCGTCTCCCACACCGGCACCTGGACTCCGGCCCGACCGGTCTCGCGGAGCAGGACGGCGACCTCCCGGAGGCCGAGCCCCTCGCCACCGTGCTCCTCGGGGACGGGCAGCGAGGTCAGGCCCGCGCCCGCCCAGGCCGCCCAGTTCCTGGCCTCGGACTCTCGCTCGAGCACCTCGCCGACGACGGCACGTACTGCGTTGATCGCCTCTGCATCCACGGAGAAACTGTAACGTGTTCTAGTCTGACGCGCATGGGAGCCGTCTCACTGGCCGATGTGGCACGACGTCGCGTGGCGCTGGCGCCGACCCGGATCCCGCCGGGGCGGATGGTGGCCCTGCCGGGACGGGGCGGGTCGACCTACGTCACCGACACGCCGGGGCCGCGCCCGGAGGCGCCCGCGATCATCCTGCTACACGCACTCGGCACGACCGGTCTGCTGACCTGGTTCCCCGCGATCGAGCCGCTCTCGCGGCGCTTCCGCGTCGTCACGCTCGACCAGCGCTGGCACGGACGTGGCATCCAGGGCGCCGAGTTCTCGCTCACGGACTGCGCGGACGACGTGGCCGCCCTGGCCGGTGTCCTCGGGATCGACGAGGCGATCGTCGGCGGCTACTCCATGGGCTCGATCGTCGCGCAGCGGGTGTGGCGCCAGCATCCGTCGATCGTGTCCGGCCTGGTGCTCGGCGCGACGACCGACCGCTTCCAGCTCACCGCCGCCGAGCGCGGCTTCTTCCTCGGCATGGGCTCCACCATGGTCGCGCTGCGGGGCGTGTCGCGCTCGCGCACCGCCGTGCGCGCCGCCCGGGCGGCCGCGCGCGGCGTCGACCTCGAGGTCACCGACCTGCACGCCTGGGCGCTGCGCGAGTTCCGCTCCACCAGCCCGTGGGCGGTCGGGCAGGCGCTCGCCGCCCTGGGCCGGCACCACTCGCGGCCCTGGCTCGGGCGGATCGACGTACCGACGGCGGTGGTGGCCATGATGCGCGACCGGGTGATCCCGACCTCGCGCCAGCTCGCGCTCGCCCGTGCGATCCCGGGCGCCACCGTGCACGAGGTGGACGACGGGCACGCGGGGTGCGTTCTCGGCGCGGAGAGGTTCGTGCCGAGGTTCGTGGAGGCGGCCGCGACCGTCAACGCGCGGCGTCGGGACCTCCCGCGCCGTCGACCGCCGCACTGATCCTCGCCAGCTCGGCCGGGAAGTGCCGCACCAGCGCATCGGTGTCGGGCATCGACTCGCGGCAGGCGATCGCGCCGACGTGCATCTGGCCCGCGTTGGACATGACCGTGATGTTGAGGCCGGCACCGTGGAAGACCGGGCCGAGCGGGCAGAGCGCGTCGATCCGGGCACCCATGAAGTAGAGCGGGATCGGCGGGCCGGGGACATTGGAGATCACCAGGTTGTGGACGACGGGATGCCGCTCCGCGAGGCGCAGGTTGGCGTAGGCGCGCACCGCGAGACCGAAGGTGCGGGGGGCGGCGAACTCCGCCCAGTCCTGCAGCGCGTCAGCACTGATCGCGTTGTGGTGCTCCTTGGCGTGCTGGTTGCGCTCGGCCAGCATCCCCAGCCGCTCCAGCGGGTCGTCGATGTCGGTGCCGAGCTTGGTGAACAGCGCGGAGACCTTGTTGGCCCCCGTCGAGCGTCGCGAGCTGTCGCGCACGCTCACCGGGACCGTGGCCAGCAAGGAGGACTCGGGCAGCTCGTCACGCTCGGCGAGATAGGCCCGCAGCGCGCCACCGGAGACGGCGAGGACGACGTCGTTGACCGTCGTACCGGTGACCTTCTTGATCCGGCGGATCTCGTCGAGGTCGAGGTCGGCCATCGCGATCGACCGGTGTGAGGTGATGGTGCCGTTGAAGGACGTGCGCGGAGCGGAGAAGGGCGCGGCCATGGCGGTGCCCCGGCGGGCGCGGCCGATGCTCTTGGTGACCAGCTGGGCGGAGGGCTTGAGCACCTTGACCAGGGTGACCGGGCGGGTCGCCGTACCGATGACGGCGCGGCCGAGCAGCTCACCCCGCCCCGGGTCGCGGGGATGGGGCGCGTTCTCGGGGACCAGCGGCGGGGCGTCCGGCTCGAGCGAGCAGAGGTGGGAGATCAGGTTGGAGCCCGAGACGCCGTCGACGGTGGCATGGTGCATCTTGGCGAAGACCACGACCTTCTCGCCGCCCTCCCCCTCCGGGCGGTAGCCCTCGATCACCCACATCTCCCACAGCGGGCGGGAGCGGTCGAGCGGCAGCGAGGCGAGGTGGGCGCACAGGTCCATCAGCTCGGCGTACCCACCGGGCGTCGGCAGTGCCAGGCGGTGCACGTGGCGCTCGATGTCGAAGGCCTTGTCGCGCACCCAGACCGGGTGGTCGAGACCGAGCGGGACGCCGCGGACCTTGCGGGTGAAGCCCGGCACGTCGCGGACCCGGACCTCGATCTCGCGCTGCATCTCGGCGAACGCGTACGGCGTCGTCATCGTCGCGGGATCGAGCACCATCACCGCGCACACGTGCATCAGCTGGGCGGGCGTCTCCAGGTAGAGGAAGCTCGCGTCCAGTCCGGAGAGACGATCCATTTCCCTACCCCCCATGACGACCTAGAACGTGTATCAGTTTCTCACAACGAGCCGGATATCCTCGGGTCATGGGATTCGTACGGCGCCAGGCGATCACCGCCGCGCTGACCGCCAACGCCATCCGACCCGTCCCCGGCTTCCGCAGCGGCATCCCGGCGTTCTTCGCCGGCTGGCTGACCGGTGAGCTCGCGCCCCACCTGCTCGGCCTGACCGTCGCCGACGCCGCCGCGCACGCCACCGGCTCCCGCCGCTCCTGGCGCGGGCTGGCGCTGGCCGGGCTCTCGAGCGCCGGCCTCGGCTACCTGATCCGGCAGAGCCGGCAGGCCGTCGACGACGCCGAGTCGGCTCTCGTCGAGGGACTGGGCGTCGACTACGTCGAGGAGCTCGACGCGAAGCCGACGCCGGCCGACCTCGCCACCCCCTGGCGCCGACTGGCCAACCCGTTCGCGTTCGGGCGGGCGGCCCGGCGAGCGGGAGTCGAGGTGCACCGCGACATCCCGTTCGCGCCGTACGGCAGGCGGGGCATGCTCGACGTCTACACCTCCGAGGTGACCCCGGCCGCCGGGGCGCCGGTGCTGCTGCAGGTGCACGGAGGCGGCTGGACGATCGGCAACAAGGAGCAGCAGGGCCTGCCGCTGATGCAGCACATGGCCGCGCGCGGCTGGGTATGCGTCGCGATCAACTACCGGCTCGCGCCCCGCGACCCGTGGCCCGCACAGATCGTGGACGTGAAGGCGGCGATCGCGTGGATCCGCGAGCACATCGCGGAGTACGGCGGCGACCCGTCGTACATCGCGATCACGGGCGGCTCCGCCGGCGGCCACCTCACGGCCCTCGCCGCGGTCACCCCGAACGCCCCCGAGTTCCAGCCCGGCTTCGAGTCCGCCGACACCTCCCTGCAGGCCGCGGTCCCCTACTACGGCGTCTACGACCTTGCCGGCGCGAGCGGCCTGCGCACCGCCGAGCTGATGCGCGACAAGTTCCTCGCACCGGTCGTGTTCAAGAGGTCGCCCCGCTCCGAGCGAGCGGTCTTCGAGCAGGCCAGCCCGTTGCTGCGGGTGACGGCCGACGTACCGGACTTCTTCGTGGTCCACGGGTCCCGCGACACGCTCGTCGACGTCGGCCAGGCGCGCGCCTTCGTGGCCGCACTGCGCGCGACGTCGAAGCGCACGGTCACCTACGCCGAGCTCCCCGGGGCCCAGCACGCCTTCGACATCTTCCCCTCGATCCGCTCCCAGCACCTGGTCCGCGCGACCGAGCGCTACCTGCACTGGCACTGGAACGGCTGGCGCCGCGAGCGGTCGTCCACAGGCGCGGAGGACGCGCTGGCCTGAGCGGCCCGGGCGGTCTAAGGTCGCGGCACCTGTTCGCCTCGTCTCGTCTCGGAGGAATGAGATGGCCACACCCCACCCCGACCTGGAACGCCGGGTCGACCGCAACACCAACGACATCGCGTCGATCTACGAGATGTTGACCGAGCACCAGGCCGAGCTGATCAAGCACGGACGTCGACTCGACGGCATCGACCGCCGGCTGAAGGGCATCGACGGCCGGCTCGGCGGCATCGACGGCCGGCTCGACGGCATCGACGGCCGGCTCGACGGCATCGACGGCCGGCTCGACGGCATCGACGACAAGCTGGCCGCCATCCTCGAGCGCCTGCCACCGGCGGCCTAGCTACCGCGGCAGCCCCAGGATCCGCTCCCCGGCGACATTGCGCAGGATCTGGGTCGTGCCGCCGGCGATGGACAGGCAGCGGGTGTTGAGCTGCTCCCAGACATCGGCGGCGAGCGGGTCGCCGGACTCCTTGCCGAGCGGGCCGAGGAGGGCGAGCTCGTCCCCCTGGAGCGTGACGACGAGCTCGGAGGAGTCCTGGCGGCTGCGTACGCCGAGCAGCTTGGCCACGCTCGACTCGGCGCCGGGGCCGTGGCCGCCGAGGGCGCGCAGGGTCGTGCGGACGCCGAGCAGGGCGCACACGGTGGCGAGGGCGACCTGGCGGCCGACCGCGACCCGCTCGACCGGGCCGAGCCCGCGGGTGGCGGCCAGTTCGACGGCCCGCTCGACGCTCTTGGTCAGCCGGGCGCCGGCCATGGCGACCCGTTCGTTGGCGAGGGTGGTGCGGGCCAGCCGCCAGCCGTCGCCGGGCTCGGCGACGACGCACTCGTCGGGGACGAAGACCTCGTCGAGGAAGACCTCGTTGAACAGCGCCTCGCCGGTGATCTCGCGGAGCGGGCGCACGTCGATGCCGGGGGCGTGCATGTCGACGAGGAAGTAGGTGATGCCCTTGTGCTGCAGCACGTCGGCGTCGGTGCGGGCCAGGCAGATGCCCCAGTCGGCCCGCTCGGCGACCGAGGTCCACACCTTCTGACCGGTCAGCGACCAGCCGCCCTCGACCCGGACCGCGCGGGTGCGCAGCGAGGCGAGGTCGGAACCGGAGCCGGGCTCGGAGAACAGCTGGCACCAGGTGAGCTCGCCGAGCAGCGAGGGCCGCACGAACCGCTCGCGCT contains:
- a CDS encoding acyl-CoA dehydrogenase, with amino-acid sequence MDAEAINAVRAVVGEVLERESEARNWAAWAGAGLTSLPVPEEHGGEGLGLREVAVLLRETGRAGVQVPVWETLCCGALTLADHGTDAQRKELLPAIAAGELVVSPALRGEATYADGVVSGRKLAVTLAERAGRLLVTAAEGERDVVVLVDPAGPGVTLLPASASSAAPQHTVVLDGAPAEPLADGAATRLRDLARAGLAATAAGVLAGARDLTADYVKGRRQFGRALAEFQAVSLQMADVYVTSRTLDLAADNVVWRVAEGLPSDDDLAVAGYWASQVAPYALRACHHLHGGMGVDITYPLVALTTWGTDLAHALDTTAAEVPVESAEAKNLELTDDQRALKARLRAYFGGVAAEFDGIHDPDPVEGAWNRHGPTYERMIRRLGDDGWMGVGWPKEYGGHGLGEIEQTIFANEAQYADVHLPSVTLQTVGPTLIRYGTQKQKDLFLERILKGDVHFAIGYSEPDAGTDLASLRTTARLVEGDGDPYYLVNGQKLWTTGGHQADYLWLAVRTDPDAPKHKGISILIVDTKDPGYSWTPIITADGSHHVNATYFNDVRVPVDMLVGEENQGWRLITTQLNHERVMLGPAGRIEGLRDRVVRWADAAGIRDRSDVRDLLGRTTAVFRINELLNWEVARAAAAGEIEVADASSSKVFASDQVQHLLADLVSLVHRHGDAGEPQTKELLDYLDAQAKRNLVLTFGGGVQEVQRELISMFGLGLPRVPR
- a CDS encoding alpha/beta fold hydrolase, with translation MGAVSLADVARRRVALAPTRIPPGRMVALPGRGGSTYVTDTPGPRPEAPAIILLHALGTTGLLTWFPAIEPLSRRFRVVTLDQRWHGRGIQGAEFSLTDCADDVAALAGVLGIDEAIVGGYSMGSIVAQRVWRQHPSIVSGLVLGATTDRFQLTAAERGFFLGMGSTMVALRGVSRSRTAVRAARAAARGVDLEVTDLHAWALREFRSTSPWAVGQALAALGRHHSRPWLGRIDVPTAVVAMMRDRVIPTSRQLALARAIPGATVHEVDDGHAGCVLGAERFVPRFVEAAATVNARRRDLPRRRPPH
- a CDS encoding WS/DGAT/MGAT family O-acyltransferase; this translates as MDRLSGLDASFLYLETPAQLMHVCAVMVLDPATMTTPYAFAEMQREIEVRVRDVPGFTRKVRGVPLGLDHPVWVRDKAFDIERHVHRLALPTPGGYAELMDLCAHLASLPLDRSRPLWEMWVIEGYRPEGEGGEKVVVFAKMHHATVDGVSGSNLISHLCSLEPDAPPLVPENAPHPRDPGRGELLGRAVIGTATRPVTLVKVLKPSAQLVTKSIGRARRGTAMAAPFSAPRTSFNGTITSHRSIAMADLDLDEIRRIKKVTGTTVNDVVLAVSGGALRAYLAERDELPESSLLATVPVSVRDSSRRSTGANKVSALFTKLGTDIDDPLERLGMLAERNQHAKEHHNAISADALQDWAEFAAPRTFGLAVRAYANLRLAERHPVVHNLVISNVPGPPIPLYFMGARIDALCPLGPVFHGAGLNITVMSNAGQMHVGAIACRESMPDTDALVRHFPAELARISAAVDGAGGPDAAR
- a CDS encoding alpha/beta hydrolase, whose protein sequence is MGFVRRQAITAALTANAIRPVPGFRSGIPAFFAGWLTGELAPHLLGLTVADAAAHATGSRRSWRGLALAGLSSAGLGYLIRQSRQAVDDAESALVEGLGVDYVEELDAKPTPADLATPWRRLANPFAFGRAARRAGVEVHRDIPFAPYGRRGMLDVYTSEVTPAAGAPVLLQVHGGGWTIGNKEQQGLPLMQHMAARGWVCVAINYRLAPRDPWPAQIVDVKAAIAWIREHIAEYGGDPSYIAITGGSAGGHLTALAAVTPNAPEFQPGFESADTSLQAAVPYYGVYDLAGASGLRTAELMRDKFLAPVVFKRSPRSERAVFEQASPLLRVTADVPDFFVVHGSRDTLVDVGQARAFVAALRATSKRTVTYAELPGAQHAFDIFPSIRSQHLVRATERYLHWHWNGWRRERSSTGAEDALA